The Chryseobacterium phocaeense genome includes the window GCGATCTGCTTAAGCGGGGCAAACTGCACCACCTGCGATTTCTGTTCTAAAAGATTAAGGTACCGTCTGGTTGCTGAAAGTGTAAACATTTCTACGGAACGCTGCTTGTACGCAAAAAGCTCGCGGGACATCCATGACCTACCCCATTCTCTGAGATTAGGTATTTTATGGAACAATTCCTGGAACGTTTCATAATCGAATCTCCAGCATTCACAGTCTGTGATGCAGACAATATTTTCCTGGGAAGGAATCCTCTGGAAAAGGGACAAAACTTCAATAATGATCTCGTTATCGGCAAAAAAATGGGTGGTTACCTCATTGCCGTTAAAATCATTGACAAATGACCGTGCAAGTCCTTTTTCGAGAATGTAGTATTCATTGGCTGTCTTTCCTTCCCCAAGAATGATATCTCCTTTCTGGAACGATACTTTTTCATGGGCATGGAATATTTCTGCAAGCTCTTCATCAAGGAAAAACGGGAAATCATAACAAATCTCTAAAGCTTTACTAGTCATTGTGTCGGTGTTTTTTTAAGGCTTTAAAAATATCATTTTTAATTGAATCTGAGATAAATAAAATTAAACAAATTATTCAATCTCGTTAAAAAGCAGTATTTTACGTATGGTTAATGATTGTTTTTATTCTTTCTAAATAATTAAACACTGGCAT containing:
- a CDS encoding Crp/Fnr family transcriptional regulator, translating into MTSKALEICYDFPFFLDEELAEIFHAHEKVSFQKGDIILGEGKTANEYYILEKGLARSFVNDFNGNEVTTHFFADNEIIIEVLSLFQRIPSQENIVCITDCECWRFDYETFQELFHKIPNLREWGRSWMSRELFAYKQRSVEMFTLSATRRYLNLLEQKSQVVQFAPLKQIASYLGVTDTSLSRIRKELVSHSKKN